In Flavobacteriales bacterium, one genomic interval encodes:
- a CDS encoding glucosaminidase domain-containing protein: protein MRFLLSSILSFSVIMCFAQSSTEYTEDNYIAKYKEDAIREMHRSGVPASITLAQGILESAKGGSPLAKNAKNHFGIKCHTVWEGPTYYQDDDIADECFRKYSTVLDSYKDHSDFLRTRSRYDFLFELEAKDYKAWARGLKKAGYATDPKYPVRLIKIIEENSLYRFDNVEQVAEVKKKESQRSIHPLREEIITQVEEQIVDLK, encoded by the coding sequence ATGCGTTTCCTTCTCAGTAGTATTTTATCGTTTTCAGTAATTATGTGCTTCGCACAATCTTCAACTGAATACACGGAAGATAATTATATAGCAAAGTATAAAGAGGATGCTATCAGAGAAATGCATAGAAGTGGAGTTCCTGCTAGTATCACATTAGCACAAGGGATATTGGAATCGGCAAAAGGTGGAAGCCCATTAGCAAAAAATGCAAAGAATCATTTCGGAATTAAGTGCCATACTGTATGGGAAGGACCAACTTACTATCAGGATGATGACATTGCAGATGAGTGCTTTAGGAAGTATAGCACGGTTCTAGATTCATATAAAGATCATTCTGATTTTTTAAGAACAAGGTCGCGTTATGATTTTCTATTCGAGTTAGAAGCAAAAGATTACAAAGCGTGGGCAAGGGGCCTTAAGAAAGCAGGGTACGCTACAGATCCTAAGTACCCAGTTCGATTAATTAAAATTATTGAGGAAAATAGTTTGTATCGTTTTGACAATGTAGAGCAGGTGGCTGAAGTAAAAAAAAAAGAGAGCCAGAGATCAATACATCCTCTAAGGGAGGAAATCATCACACAAGTAGAGGAGCAAATCGTAGATCTAAAATAG